The DNA segment TATTAAAGTGTATTTTTCATTTTTCTTCTCGAATACCAAGTATATTATCCGGTCTAAATCATGCTGGTTTATTTCAATCAATTTAGCGTTTTTTATTTTATCCCGCAAAGACATTACGAAGCTTGAAGGTGTTTTCGGCGTGGAGCGTTTGAAGCATGTCAAATGTACGCGTTTACCAGGTTCAGCTAGGAGGGTGAAAATCTCACCTTGCGCGGAGCGGAATTTTAAAAGAAATATGTTTTCGTTTTGATAAACATTATTAAGCCAAGAGCCTACTAGACTTCTTTTTAAAAGCGGCGTGACAGCGTTTAAGTCTATATTCGACATGGATGTTTTAACGTTCAACATTTGCAACACCGCTAATAATCTAAGAGTATCTTTAAAAAGTGAAACATATAAATTATAAGGAAAAGCTAATTAGAGTCATATTATCTTTTAAGTAACAGAGCATCAACGGTGTTTCAGATGGAGACAATGAATAAAGTTTTTTGGATAAAAGTTGTTTTAGGATTAATCGTAGGGTTATTGCTAGGTGCTTTAAGAGTTGTAGGCTGGCTTGGTGTAGGAATAGGGTTAGGTATGATGTTCGCGACTTACCCTATCTGCTTATACCTTTTTAAGATTAAACCTGAAGATGTTGGTGGTAGACGGAAGCTTTTCACTGAGGGATTACTTCAATACTTTCTTCTCTGGCTTGCGGTGTGGATACTAATTTATACATTTATAGTTACAGCTTGAATTATCATGGTTAAGAAGGCTGCTAAAAGAATCAATGGAATTAAAGGTATTTTATAGTAAACCCACTTTTTATCATATACGTTTACCTTTACTCTACACTTTTTCGAAGCTGATACATGGGTTATAGTGAAAAAATTATTTAGCTCCGTTAACTTTTCCGAATCCGCATATACTAGGAGAGGGGTGTTTTTTGAATTTTTTGTCGAATCTGAGAATCCTATATAGGTTGTTAATATTTTAAGTTTAATATAAAACGGGATTTTTAGTAGATTTTTATGGTTCCCCTTAATTATATTATATAACATGATTGAGAGAGGGATCAGACTAGTTAAAAAAATGAAAGCGAAGTATAATTCGAATACTGATGGTATTGATTTAAAGTATGGTGTTATACTTCCATTAAAAGGGTAGATGAAACTTACCGTAATTAACGCCTTGCAGTCAGCGCCGGATAAGAATCCTGTTTTAAAACTTAAACAAGCTAATATTAATCCTGAAAGTGTTGAAAAAAACCATGAAAAAAGGTTAACATCTGCTAGTAGGTTTACAATAAACCCTGTTATTAACGCAATGAGCCAGACTTCGTCATTTACCTCTCTTTTACGTATATCTTGTATAGAGGCTATTGTTAAAAAAACTGTTAACCAGACTAATGATATAGCTTTGATTATTTTAATCCCTTAAAATTGTACTTGAAGATATTTTAAATCTCCTCGCCGGGCATAACCACTATGCCGAGACTGGTTATTTCAAACGGGTAACGTCTCAAAGAGTGAGCTGTTGATCTCATTTTTAAAACTATAAGGCTTCTCCTCAACTCGCCATCCTGTTCTTTAAGATATAAGAGTATCACGCCCTGCGCGATAAACTCCTCCACGCCATATCTGCTGAAAGAATGGTCTTCTAACATTTCACTTGTCATTATAGAGGTTACTCCAAGCTCTCGCAGTAACGCGCTGATCTTAAATATAGCGACTCTCAAAGCTTGAGGATCATTTATTTTAATATCTAATCCTGAAAGAGAATCTAAGACGAGTCTTTTAGCCTGTATTTGGTTAACAGCAGTGTAGATTTGCTCCGCTAGCTCGTTAACTTCGAATCCTCTTTTTATAGCGTATTTTTCATCAGTGGGCAGACCTGCTTTAGCTGAAGCTGCGTCTATTATTATCAATTTACCTTCTTCTTCTAATTTTTTTAGATCCCACCCGAACTGAAGTGCTTCACGCCTCAGCTCGTAGGGCAGCTCCTCAGAAGTTACGAATACCCCTGGTTCATTATAATTCATTATCCCGGAGACGATGTATTGGAGACACATAATTGTTTTACCTGTTCCAGCTGATCCGGAGACTAAAATATTATTACCTCTTATGAAGCCGCCGTGGAGTATGCCATCCAGCCCAGGTATACCGGTTTTAACGCGATCGAATATTATCTCCTCTTCCACTATTAATCCACCTCGACGGGGAGAGGTTTTAAAACTTCCTCCCCCTTCTTAATATCCGCTAATAAATTATAGTCTATTAAATCGATGTCAGGGTTTTTTCTAAGATCTTCAACTAAGTTTAAAAATTGATTTCGA comes from the Candidatus Odinarchaeum yellowstonii genome and includes:
- a CDS encoding ATPase, which gives rise to MEEEIIFDRVKTGIPGLDGILHGGFIRGNNILVSGSAGTGKTIMCLQYIVSGIMNYNEPGVFVTSEELPYELRREALQFGWDLKKLEEEGKLIIIDAASAKAGLPTDEKYAIKRGFEVNELAEQIYTAVNQIQAKRLVLDSLSGLDIKINDPQALRVAIFKISALLRELGVTSIMTSEMLEDHSFSRYGVEEFIAQGVILLYLKEQDGELRRSLIVLKMRSTAHSLRRYPFEITSLGIVVMPGEEI